One window of the Colletotrichum destructivum chromosome 6, complete sequence genome contains the following:
- a CDS encoding Putative metal-dependent hydrolase, composite domain superfamily, amidohydrolase 3 → MVNMESEKSGLLPPYSAAAVTPPSGQRPSPHHRKRWVRPSRSMKLIVGCLAFIAFAQWKQLSLLPSRQSSSNLSADRLQQDLATCAKLRHKPQDPIGLGREKNARYVDGQRPTLIRNATIWVGEAVEGTSPEDARAGKGYSWITADVLIGQGLIQKVEADISLDSLPEDIQIWDAKGRQLTSGIIDMHSHAGVGALPELNGNQDVNELSADITPYVRSIDGLNPLDPQIQVIKSGGVTTSLVLPGSGNNIGGEAFVIKHAVGKADGRTEFSAEDMLADPDRNWRYMKMACGENAKRVYGKIGHGPFSRLGESWEFRHAFEQAAKLVQEQDDWCAAADKFGVESQTSYLPQDLKWESLSAALRGQVHINTHCYTIPDLEAFVDHTNEFKFPVRAFHHAHQTFLVPEILKRVWGGRPPASALFADNMYYKSESYVGSEYAGKILWENGLTPVYVSDNPVLNAQHVLFEAAKAYRYGLPYHAALSSVTSAPAELLGLGQRIGKIKPGFDADIAVWDSDPLSVGAAPVQVWIDGAAQFSDPFELKKPLTGPISPDPKLSNTTEETTDLEEVVFTGVSNVWLSDEDIRTGGDETVNVVFADGAIKCIGACAEEVATAKSASKRVIDLTNGHITESFTAFGSLIGLNEIDNEDDTDNGRNPTGFSRGLDGLVLDNKKLHVAKRYGVTRGISAPKFTGGLTHSGTSVGFNTDARHALEKGAVWSEDVAVHRTLTLAAKRGDNPSISSAVGELRHSLLEAVATNDTGSDPFSEAAYLKKVVNGDLPLVLTIHSADAIVAALRVKATVEEALAAKRQSTESTKLRVAIIGGAESHLVASELASAGVGVVLAPFQSYSNTWDQRRSLTGAPLTNGTAIDTLIDAGVVTAIGLEEDWLIRDLGLLAGIAQKNGNGRLSEKRALDLVSTNVYKILGIEEQQSRKARHFVVYEGSPLEIGGRIRAVGSGRDTVSVFV, encoded by the exons ATGGTCAATATGGAGTCGGAGAAGAGCGGCCTGTTGCCGCCGTAcagcgccgcggccgtcACGCCGCCTTCCGGCCAACGCCCCTCACCACACCATCGCAAGCGGTGGGTGCGACCTAGCCGCAGCATGAAGCTTATCGTCGGATGCCTCGCCTTCATTGCGTTTGCCCAATGGAAGCAGCTGTCCCTTCTGCCCAGCCGTCAGTCGTCTAGCAACCTGTCCGCCGACCGCCTGCAACAGGATCTGGCAACTTGCGCCAAGCTGAGACACAAGCCGCAGGACCCAATTGGTCTTGGTCGCGAGAAGAACGCTCGTTATGTTGACGGTCAGCGCCCGACGCTCATTCGGAACGCCACGATTTGGGTTGGTGAGGCTGTCGAAGGAACCTCCCCGGAAGATGCGCGTGCTGGCAAGGGTTACTCGTGGATCACCGCCGACGTTCTGATCGGCCAGGGCCTTATCCaaaaggtcgaggccgatATTTCCCTCGACTCTCTTCCTGAGGACATCCAGATATGGGATGCCAAAGGCCGTCAACTTACCAGTGGCATCATCGACATGCACTCCCACGCTGGTGTTGGCGCTCTACCCGAGCTCAATGGCAACCAAGACGTTAACGAGCTTTCCGCCGATATCACCCCTTACGTTCGATCCATCGACGGCCTCAACCCCCTCGACCCACAGATCCAGGTCATCAAGTCTGGTGGCGTCACCACATCCTTGGTCCTGCCGGGCTCTGGTAACAACATTGGAGGCGAGGCCTTCGTTATCAAGCACGCTGTTGGCAAGGCTGACGGCCGCACCGAATTTTCGGCCGAAGACATGTTGGCTGACCCAGACCGTAACTGGCGCTACATGAAGATGGCATGTGGAGAGAACGCGAAGCGTGTTTATGGAAAGATCGGCCACGGCCCTTTCTCCCGTCTTGGCGAGAGCTGGGAGTTTCGTCATGCGTTCGAGCAAGCTGCGAAGCTTGTGCAAGAACAAGATGACTGGtgtgctgccgccgacaagTTTGGCGTTGAAAGCCAGACTTCGTATCTGCCTCAAGACCTAAAGTGGGAGAGCTTGAGTGCTGCATTGCGCGGCCAAGTGCACATCAACACTCACTGTTACACAATCCCTGATTTGGAAGCATTCGTGGACCACACCAACGAGTTCAAGTTCCCTGTTCGCGCGTTCCACCACGCTCACCAAACTTTCCTCGTTCCCGAG ATCTTGAAGCGAGTTTGGGGAGgtcgcccgcccgcctctgCGCTTTTCGCCGACAACATGTACTACAAGTCGGAATCGTATGTAGGCTCTGAGTACGCCGGCAAGATCCTATGGGAGAATGGCCTTACGCCCGTCTATGTCAGCGACAATCCTGTTCTGAACGCCCAACATGTTCTTTTCGAGGCTGCCAAGGCATACAGATACGGCCTTCCCTATCATGCCGCACTGTCGAGTGTGACATCTGCACCTGCTGAActtcttggtctcggtcAGCGCATCGGAAAGATCAAGCCCGGGTTCGACGCTGATATCGCTGTTTGGGACAGCGATCCACTCAGTGTCGGTGCTGCACCGGTGCAAGTCTGGATCGACGGAGCCGCCCAGTTCTCCGACCCCTTTGAACTCAAGAAGCCCCTGACCGGGCCCATCTCTCCTGACCCAAAGCTGTCAAACACGACAGAGGAGACAACGGATTTGGAAGAAGTGGTCTTCACTGGCGTCTCCAACGTCTGGCTCTCCGACGAAGATATTCGCACGGGTGGCGACGAGACTGTCAACGTTGTCTTCGCCGACGGTGCTATCAAGTGCATTGGCGCCTGCGCTGAAGAAGTAGCAACCGCCAAGTCTGCGTCGAAGAGGGTTATCGACCTAACAAACGGCCACATAACCGAGTCTTTCACTGCCTTTGGCTCTTTGATTGGTCTCAATGAGATcgacaacgaggacgacacgGACAATGGTCGCAACCCTACCGGCTTCAGCCGCGGTCTTGACGGGCTTGTCCTGGACAACAAGAAGCTGCATGTGGCCAAGCGGTACGGCGTCACCAGGGGCATCTCGGCGCCTAAGTTCACCGGTGGTTTGACACACTCCGGCACGAGTGTCGGCTTTAACACTGATGCCCGGCACGCTCTTGAAAAGGGTGCTGTCTGGAGCGAGGATGTGGCAGTTCATCGCACGCTGACGCTGGCTGCCAAGAGAGGCGACAACCCCTCCATCTCAAGCGCTGTTGGAGAGCTCCGACACAGCCTCTTGGAGGCGGTTGCAACCAACGACACGGGGTCAGACCCGTTCTCGGAAGCTGCCTACCTCAAGAAGGTTGTCAACGGAGACCTTCCCTTAGTCCTGACGATTCACAGTGCCGATGCTATTGTGGCTGCGCTGCGAGTTAAGGcgacggtcgaggaggcTCTCGCTGCCAAGCGCCAGTCCACAGAATCTACCAAGCTTCGCGTCGCCATCATTGGAGGTGCAGAGTCCCATCTTGTCGCTTCTGAGCTGGCATCCGCTGGTGTCGGCGTGGTCCTTGCCCCATTCCAATCGTACTCTAACACCTGGGACCAGAGACGTTCGCTGACCGGCGCTCCTCTCACAAACGGCACCGCCATCGACACTCTTATCGACGCGGGAGTCGTGACCGCCATCGGATTGGAGGAGGACTGGCTTATCCGTGACCTGGGGCTTCTCGCTGGCATTGCGCAGAAGAATGGAAATGGTCGGCTGAGCGAGAAGAGGGCTTTGGACTTGGTTTCCACCAACGTTTACAAGATCCTGGGCATCGAAGAGCAGCAGTCCAGGAAGGCTCGCCACTTTGTTGTATACGAGGGAAGCCCCCTCGAGATTGGAGGACGAATCCGCGCCGTTGGCAGTGGCCGTGACACGGTGTCTGTGTTTGTGTAA
- a CDS encoding Putative hem-dependent oxidative N-demethylase, alpha subunit, protein MYIIAALAVILALFSAWRWRWRCTPKANPLPGYDFEKSGAGGIEPLEDFDWKLNDPAKHRPFKPVYHITMAIQASPPQDLIIIDNNYLDRVTERRRILKENTSKVVGAVPEGIPALHETWTYLLSEYLPRRYPTMFTLSEDRSSFRNLVTGVSLPLTPPEDPVDALHALGETVEDDIFLLVETARGHRAVAFVCCHPAGFDPSDKLGKLMKDIHTPVPSYEKIGASMERFFSRLQVGKSVKRMNWSVSTHDRLFSPGDLHIYEGDKAEVDEDVDISKARLRQELQTLTRLPKTGAILFSFKTYLTPIEEVKKEGFGLQLADAIEGLRSGNAPGMWVYKGASRWGKSVCEYLRS, encoded by the exons ATGTACATTATTGCGGCCTTGGCCGTGATTCTTGCTTTGTTTTCCGCATGGAGATGGAGGTGGCGATGCACACCCAAG GCAAACCCTTTGCCTGGGTACGATTTTGAGAAGTCAGGTGCGGGTGGGATCGAACCACTGGAGGACTTCGATTGGAAGCTGAACGACCCGGCCAAGCATCGGCCTTTCAAGCCGGTCTATCACATCACAATGG CCATTCAAGCAAGCCCGCCGCAAGATCTCATCATCATTGACAACAATTATCTGGACCGGGTAACAGAACGTCGACGCATCTTGAAGGAGAATACGTCAAAGGTTGTTGGTGCAGTGCCGGAAGGAATCCCGGCTCTCCACGAGACTTGGACTTACCTGCTCTCCGAGTACCTGCCAAGGCGGTACCCAACCATGTTCACCCTGTCTGAAGACCGATCGAGCTTTCGTAATCTTGTCACTGGCGTCTCCCTACCTCTGACGCCGCCCGAAGACCCCGTTGATGCGCTCCACGCCCTTGGAGAGACGGTAGAAGACGACATTTTTCTATTGGTTGAGACTGCCAGAGGTCATCGTGCGGTTGCGTTTGTTTGCTGCCACCCGGCTGGGTTCGATCCTTCCGACAAGTTAGGGAAGCTGATGAAGGACATCCACACGCCAGTGCCGTCGTATGAGAAGATAGGTGCAAGTATGGAACGATTCTTCAGTCGGCTGCAGGTGGGAAAGAGCGTGAAAAGGATGAAT TGGTCTGTGTCAACCCACGACAGACTCTTCAGCCCTGGAGACCTGCACATTTACGAAGGAGACAAGGCAGAGGtagacgaggatgtcgacatTAGCAAG GCCCGCCTGCGCCAGGAGCTGCAGACCTTGACAAGACTTCCCAAGACTGGCGCAATTCTGTTCTCGTTCAAGACATATCTTACGCCGATAGAAGAagtcaagaaggaggggttCGGGCTGCAGCTGGCAGACGCCATAGAGGGACTGAGAAGCGGCAATGCGCCGGGCATGTGGGTCTACAAGGGAGCGTCTCGCTGGGGGAAAAGTGTCTGTGAATACCTTCGGTCGTAG
- a CDS encoding Putative short-chain dehydrogenase/reductase SDR, NAD(P)-binding domain superfamily, with translation MLNPFSIFTQAFPPRPQFTEKDIPDLSGRVCIVTGANTGVGKEVAQILYSKNATVYATSRSEDKGRAAIAAIKEAVPSSTGKLDLLTLDLADLTTIKPAVDAFLTRESQLHLLINNAGVMMPPQGSKSAQGYELQLGTNCVGPFLLTKLLTPTLVQTAKTAPKDSVRVVWVSSSAAEVLSPYPAIDIDNLDYSKRDRIKELKYGISKAGNYFHSTEFAKRHKADGVISLALNPGNLSSELDRHITALIPTLFRKATTYPAINGAYTELFAALSPDVTIEKTGDWVVPWGRFYAIREDLVQGSKSREEGGTGLAEDFWKWTEQQVEKYF, from the exons ATGCTTAACCCCTTCAGCATCTTCACTCAGGCCTTTCCTCCGCGGCCGCAGTTCACTGAGAAGGACATTCCCGATCTCTCCGGAAGG GTATGCATCGTAACGGGAGCAAACACTGGAGTTGGCAAGGAAGTCGCGCAGATCCTCTACTCGAAAAATGCCACCGTCTACGCCACCTCCCGCTCGGAAGACAAGggccgcgccgccatcgccgccatcaaggaggccgTGCCCAGCTCGACCGGGAAACTGGACCTCCTGACTCTGGATCTGGCTGACCTGACCACCATCAAGCCTGCCGTTGATGCCTTCCTGACCAGAGAGTCCCAGCTCCATCTCCTCATCAACAATGCCGGCGTCATGATGCCGCCCCAGGGGAGCAAATCCGCCCAGGGCTACGAGCTGCAGCTGGGGACGAACTGTGTCGGCCCGTTCCTCCTGACCAAGCTGCTCACCCCGACGTTGGTGCAGACGGCTAAGACGGCGCCCAAGGACAGTGTTCGCGTTGTGTGGGTGTCGAGCTCGGCTGCCGAGGTTCTCTCGCCATACCCTGCCATTGACATTGACAACCTCGACTACTCTAAAAGAGATAGGATCAAGGAACTCAAATACGGAATCAGCAAGGCCGGCAACTATTTCCACTCGACCGAGTTTGCCAAGCGGCacaaggccgacggcgtcatcaGCCTG GCTCTGAACCCCGGCAACCTCTCGTCGGAGCTGGATCGCCACATCACGGCCTTGATCCCGACACTATTCAGAAAGGCCACCACCTACCCCGCCATCAACGGCGCGTATACCGAGCTCTTTGCCGCGCTCTCTCCCGATGTGACAATTGAGAAGACGGGTGATTGGG TTGTGCCATGGGGCCGCTTCTACGCAATCAGGGAGGACCTCGTACAGGGCTCCAAGTCGcgcgaagaagggggaaCTGGGCTTGCCGAAGACTTTTGGAAGTGGACGGAGCAACAGGTGGAGAAATACTTCTGA
- a CDS encoding Putative SWIB/MDM2 domain-containing protein, with the protein MSLPLSSEEENNYTSIIDGILATADLTTITRKKIRLGLEKALGGKDLSDQKDAIKALIEERFDAISGSQDTVPIADSYSASPAPKREANGHDDDDGDGEIEVSVAPVRKRQKREDSSEDADAKLAAELQAQENRMARGRTTRGGNGAPSKATKKKKAPRKKSDKKVDDSDVEEGTEPPKRKAGGGFQKPFNLSEPLAELLGEPQLSRPQVVKKLWEHIKGNDLQDPENKRQIRCDDKMHAIFKQSRVDMFQMNKMIGAHLYPVEEQ; encoded by the exons atgtCTCTTCCTC TGAGCTCGGAAGAGGAAAACAACTATACCTCCATCATCGATGGCATCCTTGCGACTGCAGACCTGACCACCATTACCCGAAAGAAGATTCGTCTGGGATTGGAGAAGGCTCTTGGCGGGAAAGACCTTAGTGACCAGAAA GATGCCATCAAGGCGCTGATAGAAGAGCGTTTTGATGCCATCTCCGGATCGCAGGACACCGTCCCAATTGCTGATTCTTACTCGGCAAGTCCCGCACCCAAGAGGGAAGCAAACGGTcacgatgacgacgacggagacggcgagaTCGAAGTGTCCGTTGCGCCTGTCAGAAAGAGACAGAAGCGCGAGGACTCATCTGAAGACGCGGATgccaagctcgccgccgagctgcagGCGCAGGAAAACAGAATGGCCAGAGGACGGACGACTCGTGGCGGCAATGGCGCGCCCAGCAAAGCAactaagaagaagaaggcaccGCGAAAGAAGAGCGACAAGAAAGTTGACGACAgcgatgtcgaggagggcaCAGAGCCGCCAAAGCGCAAGGCCGGTGGGGGTTTCCAGAAACCGTTCAACTTGAGCGAGCCGCTGGCAGAGCTGCTCGGTGAGCCTCAG CTCTCCCGCCCACAGGTCGTTAAGAAGCTCTGGGAGCATATCAAAGGCAACGATCTTCAGGACCCCGAAAACAAGCGGCAAATCCGTTGCGACGACAAGATGCATGCTATTTTCAAACAATCTAGAGTGGACATGTTCCAGATGAACAAAATGATCGGCGCGCACCTTTATCCGGTCGAAGAGCAGTAG